In one Antennarius striatus isolate MH-2024 chromosome 1, ASM4005453v1, whole genome shotgun sequence genomic region, the following are encoded:
- the wdr93 gene encoding WD repeat-containing protein 93 isoform X2, whose translation MSVHMGKTPPHQNCKKTSRQKTPTFKPSATTQFPECTNCLASSEDGRYLGLGHSQGFSIWCASSLIAVAEWLHETVEITFIQITRMAETTYVLGTIDDMGVARVFAYHNEDIHLLCVLNIMENVNKRSICLMYEMSEGGDYAAASISCNGAVWLEVYSFPSDVWQKELEMALLQEQDSSGDVDLKWSPASMVFKITPSKMPADGPLEDFFAHCLALDTHISSRHQQEEQASNADTGKIKAASERRCTHHFLLPCGRFIGESRAKPQSVGFPVALCVWWSGSQNLLQYLLQKAPKKKSDVEPVPDELWPNANEILCSAVSRSTRYVALGLDNGVVCVWDRQSGSPLSVVSVSAADSAFLRIQFVDNSPLSADDSHSSFTEKVQILVLCKSGAIHTVTTGRETQSCTMQLTDLLRTKHSGDLPTVVTSVQFLQNLLFVLQRNGKMFLLDVINNTPVCLLVPLSTHPIASPCNPVYALNAKQKTLFIKGLHVSAHDLMRSCSVPSPGESQSQLLVFRFGESDVIKQYIISPRQQTPSYVTREETCDLYLQQRALSLDERRKAQKQTWNQLKETEVAVKRRHSRSTTS comes from the exons ATGTCAGTACACATGGGAAAGACCCCACCGCACCAAAATTGTAAGAAGACATCCAGACAGAAAACACCTACTTTTAAGCCATCTGCCACGACACAG TTTCCAGAGTGTACAAACTGCCTGGCGAGCTCAGAAGATGGCCGGTACCTCGGTCTGGGTCACTCCCAGGGCTTTTCTATTTGGTGTGCATCCTCTCTGATCGCTGTTGCAGAGTGGCTACATGAGACAGTAGAAATTACATTCATTCAGATCACTAGAATGGCTGAGACAACGTATGTGCTTGGCACTATAGATGATATGG GTGTTGCCAGAGTTTTTGCATATCATAATGAAGACATTCACCTCCTTTGTGTTCTTAACATCATG GAAAACGTCAACAAAAGGAGTATTTGTCTGATGTATGAAATGTCTGAAGGGGGAGATTATGCAGCTGCTTCGATTAGTT GCAACGGGGCTGTTTGGCTCGAGGTCTACAGCTTCCCCTCAGATGTATGGCAGAAAGAGTTAGAGATGGCACTGTTGCAAGAACAG GACTCATCCGGAGATGTGGATTTGAAATGGTCTCCAGCTTCAATGGTGTTTAAAATCACACCGTCCAAAATGCCAGCAG ATGGTCCACTTGAGGACTTCTTTGCACACTGCTTGGctctggacacacacatcagcagccGTCATCAGCAGGAGGAACAGGCTTCAAACGCTGatacaggaaaaataaaagcgGCAAGTGAAAG GCGTTGCACCCACCACTTTCTTCTGCCTTGTGGTCGGTTTATTGGTGAGAGCAGAGCAAAGCCTCAGTCAG TTGGATTTCCTGTTGCTCTTTGTGTGTGGTGGAGCGGCAGCCAGAATCTCCTCCAGTATTTGCTTCAAAAAGCACCAAAGAAAAAATCTG ATGTGGAACCTGTACCAGATGAGCTGTGGCCAAATGCAAATGAAATCCTTTGCTCTGCTGTCAGTCGATCCACCCGTTACGTAGCTCTTGGCCTTGATAACGGTGTGGTTTGTGTCTGGGACAGGCAATCTG GATCTCCGTTATCTGTGGTCTCGGTGTCAGCAGCAGACAGCGCCTTCCTTAGGATTCAGTTTGTGGATAATTCACCTTTGTCTGCTGATGATTCTCATAGTTCCTTCACAGAAAAAGTCCAAATTCTGGTTTTATGTAAAAGTGGAGCAATTCATACTGTCACCACAGGACGAGAAACACAGTCCTGCACTATGCAGCTCACTGACTTACTGAG GACGAAACACAGCGGTGATCTCCCAACTGTCGTAACATCGGTGCAGTTCCTGCAGAACTTG TTATTTGTGCTgcaaagaaatggaaaaatgttccTCCTGGATGTCATCAACAATACCCCTGTGTGCCTCTTGGTTCCTCTCTCAACTCATCCAATCGCTTCTCCCTGCAATCCTGTTTACGCCCTAAACGCCAAACAGAAAACTTTGTTCATAAAAG GTTTGCATGTCTCGGCACATGACCTGATGCGCAGCTGCAGCGTGCCTTCCCCTGGAGAAAGCCAGAGTCAGCTTCTCGTCTTTCGTTTTGGAGAGTCTGATGTCATCAAGCAGTACATCATCTCACCACGACAGCAAACGCCCAGTTATGTCACTCGAGAAGAAACCTGCGACCTCTACCTTCAGCAAAG AGCGCTCTCTTTGGATGAAAGGCGCAAAGCTCAAAAGCAGACCTGGAATCAGTTGAAGGAGACTGAAGTGGCAGTGAAGCGCAGGCACAGCAGATCTACAACCAGCTGA
- the wdr93 gene encoding WD repeat-containing protein 93 isoform X3: protein MAETTYVLGTIDDMGVARVFAYHNEDIHLLCVLNIMENVNKRSICLMYEMSEGGDYAAASISCNGAVWLEVYSFPSDVWQKELEMALLQEQDSSGDVDLKWSPASMVFKITPSKMPADGPLEDFFAHCLALDTHISSRHQQEEQASNADTGKIKAASERRCTHHFLLPCGRFIGESRAKPQSVGFPVALCVWWSGSQNLLQYLLQKAPKKKSADVEPVPDELWPNANEILCSAVSRSTRYVALGLDNGVVCVWDRQSGSPLSVVSVSAADSAFLRIQFVDNSPLSADDSHSSFTEKVQILVLCKSGAIHTVTTGRETQSCTMQLTDLLRTKHSGDLPTVVTSVQFLQNLLFVLQRNGKMFLLDVINNTPVCLLVPLSTHPIASPCNPVYALNAKQKTLFIKGLHVSAHDLMRSCSVPSPGESQSQLLVFRFGESDVIKQYIISPRQQTPSYVTREETCDLYLQQRALSLDERRKAQKQTWNQLKETEVAVKRRHSRSTTS, encoded by the exons ATGGCTGAGACAACGTATGTGCTTGGCACTATAGATGATATGG GTGTTGCCAGAGTTTTTGCATATCATAATGAAGACATTCACCTCCTTTGTGTTCTTAACATCATG GAAAACGTCAACAAAAGGAGTATTTGTCTGATGTATGAAATGTCTGAAGGGGGAGATTATGCAGCTGCTTCGATTAGTT GCAACGGGGCTGTTTGGCTCGAGGTCTACAGCTTCCCCTCAGATGTATGGCAGAAAGAGTTAGAGATGGCACTGTTGCAAGAACAG GACTCATCCGGAGATGTGGATTTGAAATGGTCTCCAGCTTCAATGGTGTTTAAAATCACACCGTCCAAAATGCCAGCAG ATGGTCCACTTGAGGACTTCTTTGCACACTGCTTGGctctggacacacacatcagcagccGTCATCAGCAGGAGGAACAGGCTTCAAACGCTGatacaggaaaaataaaagcgGCAAGTGAAAG GCGTTGCACCCACCACTTTCTTCTGCCTTGTGGTCGGTTTATTGGTGAGAGCAGAGCAAAGCCTCAGTCAG TTGGATTTCCTGTTGCTCTTTGTGTGTGGTGGAGCGGCAGCCAGAATCTCCTCCAGTATTTGCTTCAAAAAGCACCAAAGAAAAAATCTG CAGATGTGGAACCTGTACCAGATGAGCTGTGGCCAAATGCAAATGAAATCCTTTGCTCTGCTGTCAGTCGATCCACCCGTTACGTAGCTCTTGGCCTTGATAACGGTGTGGTTTGTGTCTGGGACAGGCAATCTG GATCTCCGTTATCTGTGGTCTCGGTGTCAGCAGCAGACAGCGCCTTCCTTAGGATTCAGTTTGTGGATAATTCACCTTTGTCTGCTGATGATTCTCATAGTTCCTTCACAGAAAAAGTCCAAATTCTGGTTTTATGTAAAAGTGGAGCAATTCATACTGTCACCACAGGACGAGAAACACAGTCCTGCACTATGCAGCTCACTGACTTACTGAG GACGAAACACAGCGGTGATCTCCCAACTGTCGTAACATCGGTGCAGTTCCTGCAGAACTTG TTATTTGTGCTgcaaagaaatggaaaaatgttccTCCTGGATGTCATCAACAATACCCCTGTGTGCCTCTTGGTTCCTCTCTCAACTCATCCAATCGCTTCTCCCTGCAATCCTGTTTACGCCCTAAACGCCAAACAGAAAACTTTGTTCATAAAAG GTTTGCATGTCTCGGCACATGACCTGATGCGCAGCTGCAGCGTGCCTTCCCCTGGAGAAAGCCAGAGTCAGCTTCTCGTCTTTCGTTTTGGAGAGTCTGATGTCATCAAGCAGTACATCATCTCACCACGACAGCAAACGCCCAGTTATGTCACTCGAGAAGAAACCTGCGACCTCTACCTTCAGCAAAG AGCGCTCTCTTTGGATGAAAGGCGCAAAGCTCAAAAGCAGACCTGGAATCAGTTGAAGGAGACTGAAGTGGCAGTGAAGCGCAGGCACAGCAGATCTACAACCAGCTGA
- the wdr93 gene encoding WD repeat-containing protein 93 isoform X1, whose amino-acid sequence MSVHMGKTPPHQNCKKTSRQKTPTFKPSATTQFPECTNCLASSEDGRYLGLGHSQGFSIWCASSLIAVAEWLHETVEITFIQITRMAETTYVLGTIDDMGVARVFAYHNEDIHLLCVLNIMENVNKRSICLMYEMSEGGDYAAASISCNGAVWLEVYSFPSDVWQKELEMALLQEQDSSGDVDLKWSPASMVFKITPSKMPADGPLEDFFAHCLALDTHISSRHQQEEQASNADTGKIKAASERRCTHHFLLPCGRFIGESRAKPQSVGFPVALCVWWSGSQNLLQYLLQKAPKKKSADVEPVPDELWPNANEILCSAVSRSTRYVALGLDNGVVCVWDRQSGSPLSVVSVSAADSAFLRIQFVDNSPLSADDSHSSFTEKVQILVLCKSGAIHTVTTGRETQSCTMQLTDLLRTKHSGDLPTVVTSVQFLQNLLFVLQRNGKMFLLDVINNTPVCLLVPLSTHPIASPCNPVYALNAKQKTLFIKGLHVSAHDLMRSCSVPSPGESQSQLLVFRFGESDVIKQYIISPRQQTPSYVTREETCDLYLQQRALSLDERRKAQKQTWNQLKETEVAVKRRHSRSTTS is encoded by the exons ATGTCAGTACACATGGGAAAGACCCCACCGCACCAAAATTGTAAGAAGACATCCAGACAGAAAACACCTACTTTTAAGCCATCTGCCACGACACAG TTTCCAGAGTGTACAAACTGCCTGGCGAGCTCAGAAGATGGCCGGTACCTCGGTCTGGGTCACTCCCAGGGCTTTTCTATTTGGTGTGCATCCTCTCTGATCGCTGTTGCAGAGTGGCTACATGAGACAGTAGAAATTACATTCATTCAGATCACTAGAATGGCTGAGACAACGTATGTGCTTGGCACTATAGATGATATGG GTGTTGCCAGAGTTTTTGCATATCATAATGAAGACATTCACCTCCTTTGTGTTCTTAACATCATG GAAAACGTCAACAAAAGGAGTATTTGTCTGATGTATGAAATGTCTGAAGGGGGAGATTATGCAGCTGCTTCGATTAGTT GCAACGGGGCTGTTTGGCTCGAGGTCTACAGCTTCCCCTCAGATGTATGGCAGAAAGAGTTAGAGATGGCACTGTTGCAAGAACAG GACTCATCCGGAGATGTGGATTTGAAATGGTCTCCAGCTTCAATGGTGTTTAAAATCACACCGTCCAAAATGCCAGCAG ATGGTCCACTTGAGGACTTCTTTGCACACTGCTTGGctctggacacacacatcagcagccGTCATCAGCAGGAGGAACAGGCTTCAAACGCTGatacaggaaaaataaaagcgGCAAGTGAAAG GCGTTGCACCCACCACTTTCTTCTGCCTTGTGGTCGGTTTATTGGTGAGAGCAGAGCAAAGCCTCAGTCAG TTGGATTTCCTGTTGCTCTTTGTGTGTGGTGGAGCGGCAGCCAGAATCTCCTCCAGTATTTGCTTCAAAAAGCACCAAAGAAAAAATCTG CAGATGTGGAACCTGTACCAGATGAGCTGTGGCCAAATGCAAATGAAATCCTTTGCTCTGCTGTCAGTCGATCCACCCGTTACGTAGCTCTTGGCCTTGATAACGGTGTGGTTTGTGTCTGGGACAGGCAATCTG GATCTCCGTTATCTGTGGTCTCGGTGTCAGCAGCAGACAGCGCCTTCCTTAGGATTCAGTTTGTGGATAATTCACCTTTGTCTGCTGATGATTCTCATAGTTCCTTCACAGAAAAAGTCCAAATTCTGGTTTTATGTAAAAGTGGAGCAATTCATACTGTCACCACAGGACGAGAAACACAGTCCTGCACTATGCAGCTCACTGACTTACTGAG GACGAAACACAGCGGTGATCTCCCAACTGTCGTAACATCGGTGCAGTTCCTGCAGAACTTG TTATTTGTGCTgcaaagaaatggaaaaatgttccTCCTGGATGTCATCAACAATACCCCTGTGTGCCTCTTGGTTCCTCTCTCAACTCATCCAATCGCTTCTCCCTGCAATCCTGTTTACGCCCTAAACGCCAAACAGAAAACTTTGTTCATAAAAG GTTTGCATGTCTCGGCACATGACCTGATGCGCAGCTGCAGCGTGCCTTCCCCTGGAGAAAGCCAGAGTCAGCTTCTCGTCTTTCGTTTTGGAGAGTCTGATGTCATCAAGCAGTACATCATCTCACCACGACAGCAAACGCCCAGTTATGTCACTCGAGAAGAAACCTGCGACCTCTACCTTCAGCAAAG AGCGCTCTCTTTGGATGAAAGGCGCAAAGCTCAAAAGCAGACCTGGAATCAGTTGAAGGAGACTGAAGTGGCAGTGAAGCGCAGGCACAGCAGATCTACAACCAGCTGA